A genomic stretch from Phycisphaerae bacterium includes:
- the infB gene encoding translation initiation factor IF-2 codes for MAEKKVRVHNLAKELDVSSQDIIEKCRAEGIEIKNHMHVVSAGLEATIREWFSEGTHATTLEESKRVDLTTVRKPARRKKKAESAPTDEGGIAVMEPPPEEAKPAEPTVKKPSVRKAAEEESPTVPAEPMVQVPSVVGEPPAAPSPEEAPAQPQEPLAAPAPEVLKPAAKVQPPAPPAKPATAGPQNIPRPAKLSGPKVVRMDKPETIEPRRSFRPPPRPPVGPPPRAETEEERRVRARGPLPAKGRTGDKDEGPADTRVHPRRGIRDQREEVNEKLKEWRDRDLVERKDRLAHASGRGIGGLRAIEGKQSSRRPGQRAAAPVTVKKDKVELTEPILIKDFSRETGIAAAQVIKKLMEEHAQLAGINSVVPTEVAQAMALENGIELTVAKAKTALDLLQDEFAALERKHVRTRPPVVTVLGHVDHGKTSLLDRIRNAKVAAGEAGGITQHIGAYQAHVGDKAVTFLDTPGHTAFTAMRARGTHLTDVVVLVVAADDGVMPTTVEAINHAKAADTTIVVALNKIDLPHDINKIYGQLTEQGLTPSGDWGGHTDVIKTSAISGEGIDELLTHLATLSEVMDLKADAKIPATGTVIEAERSEGLGNVARVLVQEGTLRAGDLIVCGPGYGRVRNIKDDHGRSLKEAGPSTPVEMTGLSDVPDVGDRFFVVDSAQRAKEIAEDTAARRREAALYREAKPTNLESVLATAAEGQIPELRVIIRADVQGSVDVLKQALSEFPEDQVRLDVIHTGVGTVTESDVVLAQASQAIIIAFHVVPDSTIQKLADNVGVDVRTYRIIYNVIDDIRKALEGLLTPDEKIESRGRVEVREIFNISKIGKIAGCYVREGAIQRNNMVRVVRDGVVVKDNGTIDSLRRFKDDAKEVKAGFECGVRVANFDDVKPGDVIEAFEVVKVARKLES; via the coding sequence TTGGCTGAAAAGAAAGTGCGAGTGCACAACCTGGCGAAGGAGCTGGATGTCAGCAGCCAGGACATTATCGAGAAATGCCGCGCCGAAGGCATCGAGATCAAGAACCACATGCACGTGGTCTCGGCCGGCCTCGAAGCCACGATTCGCGAGTGGTTCAGTGAAGGTACGCACGCGACGACTTTGGAGGAATCCAAGCGCGTCGATCTGACCACTGTTCGAAAGCCTGCGCGCCGCAAGAAAAAAGCGGAGTCCGCCCCCACGGACGAAGGCGGCATCGCCGTCATGGAACCGCCGCCGGAGGAAGCAAAGCCGGCGGAACCCACTGTCAAGAAGCCGTCGGTTCGCAAGGCCGCGGAAGAAGAATCGCCGACGGTCCCGGCGGAACCGATGGTCCAGGTGCCGAGCGTCGTCGGAGAGCCGCCGGCGGCGCCCTCCCCGGAAGAGGCCCCTGCTCAACCGCAAGAGCCCCTTGCCGCGCCTGCTCCCGAAGTTCTCAAACCCGCCGCCAAGGTCCAACCTCCGGCGCCGCCCGCAAAGCCGGCCACCGCCGGGCCCCAGAACATACCGCGGCCCGCGAAGCTCTCCGGACCCAAGGTCGTCCGCATGGACAAACCTGAGACGATCGAGCCGCGGCGGAGTTTTCGCCCGCCGCCTCGGCCGCCGGTCGGTCCTCCGCCGCGCGCGGAGACGGAAGAGGAGCGCCGGGTCCGGGCGCGCGGACCGCTCCCGGCAAAAGGTCGCACGGGCGATAAGGACGAAGGTCCCGCCGACACGCGCGTCCATCCGCGCCGCGGCATTCGCGATCAGCGCGAAGAAGTCAACGAGAAGCTCAAAGAATGGCGCGACCGCGACCTCGTCGAGCGAAAGGACCGTCTGGCCCACGCCTCCGGCCGGGGCATCGGGGGACTTCGCGCCATCGAGGGGAAACAGTCCAGCCGCCGTCCCGGTCAGCGGGCCGCCGCTCCCGTCACGGTCAAGAAAGACAAGGTCGAGTTGACCGAGCCGATTCTCATCAAGGATTTTTCCCGCGAGACGGGCATCGCCGCCGCGCAGGTCATCAAGAAGTTGATGGAGGAGCATGCCCAGCTCGCCGGCATCAACAGCGTCGTCCCTACGGAAGTGGCCCAGGCGATGGCTCTGGAAAACGGCATCGAGCTGACTGTCGCAAAGGCCAAGACCGCCCTGGATCTGCTCCAGGACGAATTCGCCGCCCTCGAGCGAAAACACGTGCGTACGCGTCCGCCCGTTGTCACGGTCCTCGGACACGTCGACCACGGAAAGACGAGCCTGCTCGATCGAATTCGGAATGCAAAAGTGGCGGCCGGCGAAGCGGGCGGAATCACCCAGCACATCGGCGCCTATCAGGCCCACGTCGGCGACAAGGCGGTCACGTTCCTGGATACGCCCGGCCATACGGCGTTCACCGCCATGCGCGCCCGTGGGACGCACCTGACCGACGTGGTCGTGCTGGTCGTCGCGGCGGACGATGGGGTGATGCCCACGACCGTCGAAGCGATCAACCACGCCAAGGCGGCGGATACGACGATCGTCGTGGCGCTCAACAAGATCGACCTGCCGCACGATATCAACAAGATCTACGGCCAGCTCACCGAGCAGGGCCTGACGCCCAGCGGAGACTGGGGCGGCCATACCGACGTCATCAAGACCTCGGCCATTAGCGGCGAGGGCATCGATGAATTGCTGACGCACCTGGCCACGCTCAGCGAGGTCATGGATCTCAAGGCCGATGCGAAGATTCCGGCGACGGGCACCGTGATTGAGGCCGAGCGCAGCGAAGGCCTCGGCAACGTCGCCCGCGTCCTGGTCCAGGAGGGTACGCTTCGCGCCGGTGACCTTATCGTTTGCGGCCCCGGCTATGGCCGCGTGCGCAACATCAAGGACGACCACGGCCGCTCGCTCAAGGAAGCCGGCCCCTCGACGCCGGTCGAAATGACGGGCCTCTCCGACGTGCCGGACGTGGGCGATCGCTTCTTCGTGGTGGACAGCGCGCAGCGCGCCAAGGAGATCGCCGAGGACACCGCCGCCCGCCGCCGTGAGGCCGCGCTCTATCGCGAAGCGAAACCGACGAACCTGGAGTCGGTGCTGGCGACGGCGGCCGAAGGACAGATCCCTGAGCTACGCGTCATCATCCGTGCGGACGTGCAAGGCTCCGTCGACGTGCTCAAGCAGGCCCTGTCGGAATTCCCAGAGGACCAGGTCCGTCTCGACGTGATCCATACCGGCGTCGGCACGGTGACCGAGTCCGACGTCGTATTGGCCCAGGCGAGCCAGGCGATCATCATCGCGTTTCACGTGGTGCCCGATTCGACGATACAGAAATTGGCGGACAACGTCGGCGTGGACGTGCGCACCTACCGGATTATCTACAACGTCATCGACGACATCCGCAAGGCCCTCGAAGGGCTGCTGACGCCGGACGAGAAGATCGAGTCGCGCGGCCGCGTCGAGGTTCGCGAGATTTTCAATATTTCCAAGATCGGCAAGATCGCCGGCTGCTACGTTCGCGAGGGCGCGATCCAGCGGAACAACATGGTGCGCGTCGTCCGCGACGGCGTCGTGGTCAAGGACAACGGTACGATCGATTCGCTGCGCCGCTTCAAGGACGACGCCAAGGAAGTGAAGGCGGGGTTCGAATGCGGCGTGCGCGTGGCGAATTTCGACGACGTCAAGCCCGGCGACGTCATCGAGGCGTTTGAAGTCGTAAAGGTCGCGCGAAAGCTGGAATCGTAG
- a CDS encoding TolC family protein codes for MTERTGVEQVYDPSADAEVGQAVRALLEGGLTQDEAVRVALLNNKDFQSLFAELGASRADVVQSGLLTNPSLSLLVQFPEGGGRSKLTFGFGQQLVDLWQIPVRKNIAEAQLEQAVLAIVRRAVDLAADVRVRYSRLAALLRAEAITRENLQLVERSLQLAQARYTAGESGQLDVFLVRGTLLDVQVALINLARDRRVALADLERSMGLTRSTQRVELTEELKPPPPIVFEESELVSFALHERLDAQSAAAQVRAAEAELRRQYLNIFPSVVAGAEVERTDRRSLPGRDIVADTLRTSIANGGLTAPEIQSKDQRDQERRQIIDSIIGPSLAITLPIWDQNQAQIAKADFTVRQRRKSFEDLLDQVALDVQQSSAAMRTAQELVSFYEKETLPQAQKNVDAATRSYQAGEQSVVALIEAQRSLIDQRRTFVDIVRDSAIAKAELERAVGGRLPRSATTQATPNQPASIE; via the coding sequence GTGACCGAGCGAACGGGGGTGGAGCAGGTCTACGATCCAAGCGCGGACGCTGAAGTCGGGCAGGCCGTGCGCGCGCTGCTCGAGGGCGGGCTGACCCAGGATGAAGCCGTTCGCGTTGCGCTCCTGAACAACAAAGACTTCCAATCGCTGTTTGCCGAACTCGGCGCGTCGCGGGCCGACGTGGTGCAGTCCGGGCTCCTGACCAACCCTTCACTTTCACTTCTCGTCCAATTCCCCGAAGGGGGAGGGCGCAGCAAGCTGACGTTCGGCTTCGGCCAGCAACTGGTCGACCTGTGGCAAATACCCGTCCGTAAGAACATCGCCGAAGCCCAGCTCGAGCAGGCCGTGCTCGCGATTGTCCGCCGGGCGGTCGATCTCGCGGCGGACGTGCGCGTGCGCTACAGCCGCCTGGCCGCGCTGCTACGCGCCGAGGCGATCACCCGCGAGAATCTGCAGCTCGTCGAGCGGTCCCTGCAGCTCGCCCAGGCGCGTTACACCGCGGGCGAGTCGGGTCAGCTCGACGTGTTCCTGGTTCGGGGGACCCTTCTGGACGTTCAGGTCGCCTTGATCAACCTGGCGCGCGATCGTCGCGTCGCCCTCGCGGACCTGGAGCGGTCGATGGGGTTGACTCGGTCAACTCAGCGCGTCGAACTCACCGAGGAACTCAAGCCGCCACCGCCCATCGTCTTTGAAGAGTCGGAACTCGTGTCGTTCGCCCTCCACGAGCGGCTCGATGCGCAATCGGCGGCCGCCCAGGTTCGCGCGGCGGAAGCCGAACTCCGCCGACAATACCTCAACATATTTCCCAGCGTGGTGGCGGGCGCAGAAGTGGAACGTACGGACCGCCGGTCGCTGCCCGGCAGAGACATCGTCGCCGACACGTTGCGTACATCCATCGCCAATGGTGGACTGACGGCGCCGGAAATTCAGTCCAAGGACCAGCGCGACCAGGAACGACGACAGATCATCGATTCAATCATCGGGCCGTCCCTGGCCATTACGCTTCCCATTTGGGATCAGAATCAAGCGCAGATTGCCAAGGCCGATTTCACGGTCCGCCAGCGGCGAAAGTCCTTTGAAGACCTGCTGGACCAGGTGGCGCTGGATGTTCAGCAGTCCAGCGCGGCCATGCGGACGGCGCAGGAACTCGTGAGTTTTTATGAGAAAGAGACGCTGCCCCAAGCGCAAAAAAACGTCGACGCCGCCACCCGGAGCTACCAGGCCGGCGAGCAGAGCGTCGTTGCGCTCATTGAGGCGCAGCGATCCCTGATCGACCAGCGCCGAACTTTCGTCGATATTGTTCGAGACAGCGCAATTGCCAAGGCGGAATTGGAACGCGCCGTGGGCGGCCGGCTCCCGCGCAGCGCGACCACGCAGGCGACACCGAACCAGCCGGCGTCGATCGAATAG
- a CDS encoding efflux RND transporter permease subunit gives MLSKIVDFSIRFRVVVVALAALLVAYGVYVAYHAKLDVFPDFVSPQASIQTEAPGLSAEQVEALVTRPVESALSGVSSLESIRSQSIQGLSVITVYFREGTEIFVARQMLNERLSEIRALPAGVQTPRLRPITSSTMDLLKIGLVCDKLTPMELRTFADWTVKPRLLAVQGVAGISIYGGDVRQLQIRVRPDRLAAFNLSLDDVLAAARNSTGVRGAGFAETPAQRIPIQTEGQSLTPEQLGEVVVRRDRGVSLRLKDVADVVVGAEPKFGDCVIMGRSGVLLTMLSQYGANTMEVTRAVEAALEEMKPALAAQGITLYPRLHRPATFIETAIGHMRFSLLLGGILVAAVLFLFLFNLRAAFISLTAIPLSLLVAVIILDYFGVTLNTITLGGLAIAIGEVVDDAIIDVENILRRLRENAAGPQPRSPLAVVFQASLEVRSAVVYATFVVALVFLPVLTMSGLQGRLFAPLGAAYILAIAASLVVALTLTPALSLLLLPQRADRAVEPAFIERLKERYRRLLARIGGRPRMVIVSSAILCVLAAGLFFSLGGEFLPEFREGHFVCQVSGLPGTSLPEMMRIGKQATNELLKLPEIDTVEQQVGRAELGEDPWGPHRSELHIELKPTTGKRQDLVQNEIREVLSKIPGINFEVLTFLGDRISETITGETSSVVVSLFGDDLDVLDANAEEVARVLSSVRGAVDVRVSAPPGIPQTIVQLRPDRLRQFGFQPVGVLDALQTAYQGTTTAQVYEGNRVFDVVVIMDPSLRQDPEQLGSFLLRNSEGAMLRLDQLADVTLVSGRFMILHDDARRRQTITCNIEGRDLASFVGEAKAAAAKLHFPPGVYAQFGGTAELREQAQSELLLHSGLAGLGILILLWAVFRNGRNLLLVLANLPFALVGGVLAAFVTGGNLSLGSLVGFVTLFGISTRNSIMMISHFEHLVTVEGQPWSFNTALRGASERVLPVVMTALVTGLGLLPIALGTGEPGREIEGPMAVVILGGLITSTILNLLVLPTLAIQFGSFRQQPADARP, from the coding sequence ATGCTCAGCAAGATCGTCGATTTCTCGATTCGCTTCCGCGTCGTTGTCGTCGCCCTCGCCGCGCTTTTGGTCGCTTACGGCGTTTATGTCGCCTACCACGCCAAGCTCGATGTCTTTCCCGACTTCGTTTCGCCGCAGGCCTCGATCCAAACCGAAGCGCCCGGCCTTTCCGCCGAGCAGGTCGAGGCGCTGGTCACGCGGCCCGTGGAAAGTGCGCTTTCCGGCGTTTCCAGTCTCGAATCGATCCGTTCGCAGTCGATCCAGGGCCTTTCGGTCATCACGGTGTATTTCCGCGAAGGGACGGAAATCTTCGTCGCCCGACAGATGCTCAATGAACGGCTCAGCGAAATCCGCGCCCTGCCTGCGGGCGTTCAAACGCCGAGGCTACGTCCGATCACCTCTTCGACGATGGACCTGCTCAAAATCGGATTGGTCTGCGACAAGCTCACGCCAATGGAATTGCGCACTTTTGCAGATTGGACGGTCAAGCCCCGCCTGCTTGCGGTGCAAGGTGTAGCCGGCATCAGCATCTATGGCGGAGACGTTCGCCAACTGCAGATTCGCGTTCGCCCCGATCGGCTGGCGGCCTTCAATCTTTCCTTGGACGACGTCCTGGCGGCCGCGCGAAACTCCACGGGCGTCCGCGGGGCGGGTTTTGCCGAGACGCCGGCCCAGCGAATCCCCATCCAGACGGAAGGTCAATCGCTGACGCCCGAGCAGCTCGGCGAAGTTGTGGTCCGCCGCGATCGCGGTGTGAGCCTCCGCCTCAAGGACGTCGCCGATGTGGTCGTCGGTGCGGAGCCTAAGTTTGGCGACTGCGTCATCATGGGACGTTCCGGCGTACTCCTCACCATGTTGAGCCAGTATGGGGCCAACACCATGGAAGTGACTCGGGCGGTCGAGGCGGCGCTGGAGGAGATGAAACCCGCCTTAGCCGCCCAGGGCATTACGCTCTATCCGCGACTGCACCGGCCGGCTACCTTCATCGAGACGGCGATCGGCCACATGCGTTTTTCGCTGCTCTTGGGCGGCATCCTCGTGGCGGCCGTGCTGTTTCTATTCCTGTTCAACCTCCGGGCCGCCTTCATTTCGCTGACGGCCATACCGCTGTCGCTTTTGGTTGCCGTCATCATCCTCGATTACTTCGGCGTGACGCTCAATACAATCACCCTTGGCGGCCTGGCGATCGCCATCGGCGAGGTCGTTGACGATGCGATCATCGATGTGGAGAACATCCTCCGGCGGCTCCGCGAAAATGCTGCGGGCCCCCAGCCCCGCTCACCGCTCGCCGTTGTATTTCAGGCTTCGCTTGAAGTCCGCAGCGCCGTCGTCTATGCCACCTTCGTCGTGGCGCTCGTTTTCCTTCCGGTCCTGACGATGTCCGGCCTGCAAGGCCGGCTCTTCGCACCGCTCGGTGCGGCCTACATCCTGGCGATCGCGGCCTCGCTCGTGGTCGCACTCACACTGACGCCCGCGCTTTCCCTTTTGTTGTTGCCGCAGCGCGCCGACCGAGCCGTCGAACCGGCCTTCATCGAACGGCTCAAGGAGCGCTATCGCCGGCTGTTGGCGCGAATCGGCGGCAGACCGCGAATGGTCATCGTCTCTAGCGCTATTCTGTGTGTGCTTGCGGCCGGCCTCTTTTTCAGCCTCGGCGGCGAATTCCTGCCCGAGTTTCGCGAGGGGCACTTTGTCTGCCAGGTCTCGGGACTTCCCGGCACCTCACTCCCCGAGATGATGCGGATCGGCAAACAGGCCACCAATGAGCTGCTCAAATTGCCGGAGATAGACACCGTCGAACAGCAGGTCGGCCGGGCTGAACTCGGCGAGGACCCCTGGGGTCCCCATCGCAGTGAGTTACACATCGAATTGAAGCCCACCACCGGAAAAAGACAGGATTTGGTGCAGAACGAAATACGCGAGGTCCTGTCCAAGATCCCCGGAATCAATTTCGAGGTCCTTACGTTCCTGGGAGATCGCATCAGCGAGACGATCACCGGTGAGACGTCGTCCGTTGTGGTGAGCCTCTTCGGTGACGATCTCGACGTGCTCGACGCCAACGCAGAGGAAGTCGCGCGCGTCCTCTCGAGTGTTCGCGGGGCCGTCGATGTCCGCGTCTCGGCCCCGCCGGGGATTCCCCAGACGATCGTGCAGCTTCGCCCGGACCGGCTTCGGCAATTCGGCTTTCAGCCGGTCGGCGTCCTGGACGCGCTCCAGACTGCCTATCAGGGAACGACGACGGCACAAGTGTACGAAGGCAATCGCGTCTTCGATGTCGTGGTCATCATGGACCCGTCGCTGCGGCAGGATCCCGAGCAATTGGGCTCGTTTCTGTTGCGCAACAGCGAAGGCGCGATGTTGCGTTTGGATCAGCTCGCGGACGTCACTCTCGTGTCGGGCCGCTTTATGATCCTGCACGATGATGCCCGTCGCCGGCAGACGATTACTTGTAACATCGAGGGCCGCGACCTCGCCTCGTTCGTTGGGGAAGCCAAGGCGGCCGCCGCGAAGCTCCATTTCCCACCTGGAGTTTATGCCCAGTTCGGCGGCACGGCGGAATTGCGCGAACAAGCGCAGAGCGAACTTCTGCTCCATTCCGGCCTCGCCGGTCTCGGCATACTGATCTTGCTCTGGGCGGTCTTCCGCAATGGGCGCAACCTGTTACTGGTCTTGGCCAACTTGCCGTTCGCCCTCGTCGGTGGAGTCCTGGCGGCCTTCGTGACCGGCGGCAATCTATCGCTGGGATCGCTCGTGGGGTTTGTTACGCTCTTCGGTATCAGCACGCGAAACTCCATCATGATGATTTCGCACTTCGAGCACCTTGTCACTGTCGAAGGACAGCCTTGGTCGTTCAATACCGCACTTCGCGGCGCCTCGGAGCGCGTTCTCCCGGTAGTGATGACGGCCTTGGTCACCGGACTGGGACTGCTGCCCATCGCGCTCGGGACAGGAGAACCCGGCCGAGAAATAGAAGGGCCAATGGCCGTCGTGATCCTGGGCGGGTTGATTACTTCAACCATCCTTAATCTGCTCGTCCTTCCCACCCTCGCCATTCAATTTGGGTCGTTTCGCCAACAACCGGCGGATGCTCGGCCATAA
- the nusA gene encoding transcription termination factor NusA — MNAELIRIVDGLSRDKNIDKDLVLGDLEVAMESAIRKRYGQEEEVKVEIDRLSGDIAATLNGEAISLTELGRIAAQTAKQVMIQKIREAERGSIFEEFTERKGTIITGTVSRFEGGALVVNIGRTEGFLPRSEQIPGETHQPGERIRTLILEVREAPHQVKIILSRSHPDFIRRLFELEVPEVAEKIIEMKALAREAGYRTKVAVSSIDTKVDAVGACVGVRGSRIKNIVEELGGEKIDIVRWNESSQILISNALKPAEIQDTALCFELGRATVVVPDEQLSLAIGKRGQNVRLAARLTGWDIDILTPKEYNRGLDRLATTLRKIEGVDEMMAERISLLGMISVMDVEEVGAATLVEELELTQELADKIVEVCSAEAKIVQVELAEEKAQKEADKKAAAAAAAAGLTTPAGEDPAPATEGTPDAAPPVFELAEPPSDVAGTTDTESSPDAEPSVAPTEEQPTPAS; from the coding sequence GTGAATGCAGAACTAATTCGAATCGTCGACGGGCTCTCCCGCGACAAGAACATAGACAAAGACCTCGTCCTGGGCGACCTCGAGGTGGCGATGGAATCCGCCATCCGGAAGCGCTACGGCCAGGAAGAGGAAGTGAAGGTCGAGATCGACCGCCTGAGCGGCGACATTGCCGCCACGCTCAATGGCGAGGCCATCTCGCTGACGGAGCTGGGCCGCATCGCCGCCCAGACCGCCAAGCAGGTGATGATCCAGAAGATTCGCGAGGCCGAGCGCGGAAGCATCTTCGAGGAATTCACCGAGCGCAAGGGGACGATCATCACCGGTACGGTCTCGCGATTCGAAGGCGGCGCGCTGGTGGTGAACATCGGCCGGACGGAGGGGTTCCTTCCGCGGAGCGAACAGATTCCCGGCGAGACGCACCAACCCGGCGAGCGAATTCGCACGCTGATCCTTGAAGTCCGCGAGGCCCCGCACCAGGTCAAGATCATCCTTTCGCGGAGCCATCCGGACTTCATCCGGCGCCTGTTCGAACTGGAAGTGCCCGAGGTCGCCGAGAAGATCATCGAAATGAAGGCCCTTGCCCGCGAGGCGGGTTACCGAACAAAGGTCGCCGTTTCTTCGATCGACACCAAGGTCGATGCCGTCGGCGCCTGTGTCGGCGTTCGGGGAAGCCGCATCAAGAACATCGTCGAAGAACTGGGCGGCGAGAAGATCGACATCGTCCGCTGGAACGAATCGTCGCAGATTCTCATCTCCAACGCCCTCAAGCCCGCCGAGATTCAGGACACCGCCCTCTGCTTCGAGTTGGGCCGAGCGACGGTTGTCGTGCCGGACGAGCAGCTTTCCCTGGCCATCGGCAAGCGCGGCCAAAACGTCCGACTCGCCGCGCGATTGACCGGCTGGGACATCGATATTCTCACGCCCAAGGAATACAACCGCGGCCTGGACCGCCTGGCGACGACGCTGCGGAAGATCGAAGGCGTGGACGAGATGATGGCCGAGCGGATTTCGCTGCTCGGCATGATCAGCGTGATGGATGTCGAAGAAGTCGGCGCCGCGACGCTGGTGGAGGAGTTGGAGCTGACACAGGAGTTGGCGGACAAGATCGTCGAAGTCTGCTCCGCCGAGGCCAAGATCGTTCAGGTGGAACTGGCAGAAGAAAAGGCCCAGAAGGAAGCCGACAAGAAGGCGGCCGCCGCAGCGGCCGCGGCCGGGTTGACCACGCCGGCCGGCGAAGATCCTGCTCCGGCGACGGAAGGTACACCCGACGCTGCGCCTCCGGTGTTCGAGTTGGCAGAGCCGCCGAGCGACGTCGCGGGGACGACGGACACGGAATCGTCACCGGACGCCGAACCGTCCGTGGCGCCCACCGAGGAGCAACCGACGCCCGCCTCATAA
- the ugpC gene encoding sn-glycerol-3-phosphate ABC transporter ATP-binding protein UgpC produces MARVTLTDVTKVYPGGVKAVDRVSLAIADQEFIVLVGPSGCGKSTTLRMVAGLEEISSGTVRIDDRIVNDTPPKDRDIAMVFQNYALYPHMSVYKNMAFSLKLRRRELGLKRAEIDAKVRETAALLGITDLLDRRPRALSGGQRQRVAVGRAIVRSPRAFLFDEPLSNLDAKLRVEMRSEIKRLQRRLRTTTIYVTHDQEEAMTLGDRVVVMKDGVVLQSAPPLEIYERPVNRFVAGFIGTPPMSFIDGRLTQTNGTTSFEDGATSLTLDRRLAEAGAEYAGRPMVLGLRPDAFALEAVPGAARMSVRITLVETLGDRKDVYMTTRSGRPVVGRVDSRADVREGQEREMYVELCRVHLFEPGELGRNVTAVRP; encoded by the coding sequence ATGGCTCGCGTGACTTTAACCGACGTGACCAAGGTTTACCCCGGCGGCGTAAAGGCGGTGGACCGCGTCTCGCTGGCGATCGCGGACCAGGAATTCATCGTCCTCGTTGGCCCCTCGGGGTGCGGCAAGAGCACCACCCTGCGGATGGTGGCCGGTTTGGAGGAGATTAGTTCCGGCACGGTGCGGATCGACGATCGCATCGTGAACGACACCCCGCCGAAAGACCGCGATATCGCGATGGTCTTCCAGAACTACGCCTTGTACCCGCACATGTCGGTGTACAAGAACATGGCCTTCAGCTTGAAGCTCCGCCGACGCGAACTGGGGCTGAAGCGGGCTGAGATCGATGCCAAGGTCCGGGAGACGGCCGCCCTGCTCGGCATCACGGATCTGCTCGATCGCAGGCCCAGAGCCTTGTCCGGCGGTCAACGGCAGCGAGTGGCCGTGGGCCGGGCGATCGTGCGGAGCCCGCGGGCGTTCCTCTTCGACGAGCCGCTGTCGAACCTGGACGCGAAGTTGCGCGTGGAGATGCGCAGCGAGATTAAGCGGCTCCAGCGCCGCCTGCGGACGACGACGATTTACGTCACGCACGACCAGGAAGAGGCGATGACGCTGGGCGATCGCGTGGTGGTGATGAAAGACGGCGTAGTGCTGCAAAGCGCTCCGCCGCTGGAAATATACGAGCGGCCCGTCAATCGGTTTGTGGCGGGCTTCATCGGGACGCCGCCGATGAGTTTCATCGACGGGCGGCTGACGCAAACGAACGGCACGACGTCGTTCGAGGACGGTGCGACGAGTTTGACGCTCGATCGCCGTCTGGCCGAGGCCGGCGCCGAATACGCCGGACGGCCGATGGTGCTGGGGCTTCGGCCCGACGCCTTCGCGTTGGAGGCGGTTCCGGGAGCGGCGCGGATGAGCGTGCGGATCACGCTCGTCGAGACGCTGGGCGACCGGAAGGATGTGTACATGACCACCCGATCGGGTCGGCCTGTCGTGGGACGCGTCGATTCGCGGGCGGACGTGAGGGAAGGCCAGGAGCGAGAGATGTATGTCGAGTTGTGTCGCGTGCATCTCTTCGAGCCCGGCGAGTTAGGTCGCAATGTGACGGCGGTTCGCCCGTGA
- a CDS encoding HlyD family efflux transporter periplasmic adaptor subunit, which yields MTRDVLRWFVLAITLGLSIPGCSPDDDEEEAGETHHAESQPVARNERGETVVTLDVEDQKNAGIVTQPLVAGALQPELTAYGRLEEDPSQSFTLRAPVAGMVKPPDSGTWPRLGQTQEDGVLIGRIEPRLSPVERADLASRLSAAHGEMEEVSAELSAAQASYESKKQLNIQGHIVSDRAMEEAEARVKGAEARLKTAVETIRLIEASLTATSGPTEPLVLRLVSGGEVVEVGAQPGESLEAGQTILRVARYDRLLARVELPVGEFVRPPPRHARVVVVGRDERPWQAQAAAIAPAINPLTGGEAFLFLFTSDDPTLRPGLAIVAYIALTGEAQKGAIIPRSAVVRLEGGTWIYVKSGEQEFTRRAVNDLRPTEAGWFAAGLDPDQIVVVTGAQALLSTEFTSRAVEEEEE from the coding sequence ATGACTCGCGACGTTTTACGATGGTTCGTGTTGGCGATCACGCTCGGGCTGTCGATTCCAGGCTGCTCACCTGACGACGACGAGGAGGAAGCGGGCGAGACGCACCACGCGGAATCACAGCCCGTCGCGCGCAACGAACGCGGCGAGACCGTGGTTACGCTCGACGTTGAGGACCAGAAAAACGCGGGAATCGTCACTCAGCCTCTCGTCGCCGGCGCCTTGCAGCCGGAATTGACCGCCTACGGCCGCCTCGAAGAGGACCCCTCGCAATCGTTCACCCTTCGGGCCCCGGTCGCCGGGATGGTCAAACCGCCCGACTCCGGCACGTGGCCCCGCCTCGGACAGACTCAGGAGGACGGCGTCCTTATCGGCCGAATTGAGCCTCGGCTCAGCCCCGTGGAGCGGGCGGACCTTGCGTCGCGCCTCTCCGCGGCCCACGGCGAAATGGAGGAAGTTTCTGCGGAACTGTCGGCGGCGCAGGCGTCGTACGAAAGTAAGAAGCAGCTTAACATCCAGGGCCATATTGTCTCCGACCGAGCCATGGAAGAGGCAGAAGCCAGGGTCAAAGGGGCCGAGGCGCGCCTGAAAACGGCGGTGGAGACCATTCGACTGATTGAGGCGTCGCTTACCGCTACATCGGGACCAACGGAGCCCCTCGTATTGCGCCTGGTGTCCGGCGGTGAGGTCGTCGAAGTGGGCGCGCAGCCCGGCGAGTCGCTCGAGGCCGGACAGACCATCCTTCGCGTTGCGCGATACGACCGACTGCTGGCGCGGGTGGAATTGCCTGTTGGCGAATTCGTCAGGCCTCCGCCAAGACACGCGCGGGTCGTGGTGGTGGGCCGCGACGAGCGCCCCTGGCAAGCCCAGGCCGCTGCGATCGCGCCGGCGATCAATCCGCTCACGGGCGGAGAGGCGTTCCTGTTTCTATTCACTTCGGACGATCCAACGCTACGCCCCGGATTGGCGATCGTCGCCTACATTGCACTGACCGGCGAAGCACAAAAAGGCGCGATCATCCCACGATCAGCGGTGGTGCGTCTCGAGGGCGGCACTTGGATTTATGTAAAAAGCGGCGAACAAGAGTTTACGCGACGCGCGGTAAACGACTTGCGCCCCACTGAGGCAGGGTGGTTCGCCGCCGGCCTCGATCCGGATCAAATCGTCGTGGTCACCGGGGCGCAGGCGCTTCTTTCAACGGAGTTCACTTCCCGCGCGGTAGAAGAGGAAGAAGAATGA